From Nocardioides sp. HDW12B, the proteins below share one genomic window:
- a CDS encoding DUF559 domain-containing protein, protein MPRNRNVDAHRRRGVELRWRPVSADELDHHLTVMDRTVIDCARDLPFADALAVADSALRHRDVDHDELLTLAELVPTTGRRQARRVVEHADPRAANPFESVLRAIALDVPGLDVQPQQLIQERGFVGRPDLVDRVARIVVEGDSFSHHGTRKAFRRDCERYNALTLRGWRVLRFTWEHVMFNPDYVHDVLLWTVQRPDERAALPPTLLWTP, encoded by the coding sequence GTGCCGCGCAACCGCAACGTGGACGCGCACCGGCGGCGCGGGGTCGAGCTGCGGTGGCGACCCGTGTCGGCCGACGAGCTCGACCACCACCTCACCGTGATGGACCGAACGGTCATCGACTGCGCACGAGACCTGCCCTTCGCCGACGCGCTCGCGGTGGCCGACTCAGCGCTGCGCCACCGCGACGTCGACCACGATGAGCTCCTCACCCTGGCCGAGCTGGTGCCCACCACCGGTCGCAGGCAGGCCCGGCGCGTGGTCGAGCACGCCGACCCACGGGCCGCCAACCCGTTCGAGTCGGTGCTGCGCGCCATCGCCCTGGACGTGCCCGGCCTGGACGTCCAGCCGCAGCAGCTCATCCAGGAGCGAGGGTTCGTCGGCCGGCCGGACCTCGTCGACCGCGTCGCCCGCATCGTCGTCGAGGGTGACTCCTTCAGCCACCACGGCACGCGCAAGGCCTTCCGGCGCGACTGCGAGCGCTACAACGCGCTGACGCTCCGTGGGTGGAGGGTGCTGCGGTTCACGTGGGAGCACGTGATGTTCAACCCCGACTACGTGCACGACGTCCTGCTGTGGACGGTGCAGCGACCGGACGAACGGGCAGCTCTCCCCCCGACGCTGCTCTGGACGCCGTGA
- a CDS encoding YeeE/YedE family protein → MSKTSVSLETTGSADQAPEPATTPNPPQAGVVVAGLLGALALGSIVFLQAGGLIATLYAVGLAFGFVLFHSRFGFTSAWRQLASVRQGAGLRAHMLMLAAAATLFAPILASGASYGGVAPAASLAPIGAGVLIGAFLFGIGMQLGGACASGTLFAVGSGQTAIVITLVAFIVGSVLGAYTLSFWTDTLPNADPVSFADTGAGYLGAWLITLALIGAVVALSFAVQRNRRVPSLDRPPAARGLARAVRGSWPLWVGALLLAGLNALTLWLSGKAWGITSAFALWGSKVLDLVSVDVQGWDYWQDNAAAYQEGVLGNVTSVMDLGIILGALVASAAAGSWTLHKRIPPRLALGAVVGGLLMGYGARIAYGCNIGAYFGGIASFSLHGWLWGVLALSGTFIGLKLRPLFGLGNPKPSDSVC, encoded by the coding sequence ATGAGCAAAACCTCTGTATCCCTCGAGACCACCGGGTCGGCCGACCAGGCGCCCGAGCCGGCCACCACGCCGAACCCGCCCCAGGCCGGCGTCGTCGTCGCCGGACTGCTCGGCGCCCTGGCCCTGGGCAGCATCGTCTTCCTCCAGGCCGGTGGGCTGATCGCGACGCTCTACGCCGTCGGGCTGGCCTTCGGGTTCGTGCTGTTCCACTCCCGCTTCGGCTTCACCTCGGCGTGGCGCCAGCTGGCCTCGGTCCGCCAGGGCGCGGGCCTGCGTGCACACATGCTCATGCTCGCCGCCGCGGCCACCCTCTTCGCGCCGATCCTGGCCAGCGGGGCGTCGTACGGCGGCGTCGCGCCGGCCGCCTCGCTGGCGCCCATCGGCGCGGGCGTGCTGATCGGGGCGTTCCTCTTCGGCATCGGCATGCAGCTCGGCGGTGCCTGCGCCTCCGGCACGCTCTTCGCCGTCGGCAGCGGCCAGACCGCGATCGTCATCACGCTGGTGGCCTTCATCGTCGGCTCCGTGCTCGGCGCCTACACCCTGTCGTTCTGGACCGACACCCTGCCCAACGCCGACCCGGTCTCGTTCGCCGACACCGGCGCCGGCTACCTCGGCGCCTGGCTGATCACGCTCGCGCTCATCGGCGCCGTCGTCGCGCTGTCCTTCGCCGTGCAGCGCAACCGTCGGGTGCCCTCCCTCGACCGCCCGCCGGCCGCCCGTGGCCTCGCGCGAGCCGTCCGCGGCTCCTGGCCGCTGTGGGTCGGTGCGCTGCTGCTCGCCGGCCTCAACGCCCTCACGCTGTGGCTGTCCGGCAAGGCCTGGGGGATCACCTCGGCGTTCGCGCTGTGGGGCTCGAAGGTCCTCGACCTCGTCAGCGTCGACGTGCAGGGCTGGGACTACTGGCAGGACAACGCCGCGGCCTACCAGGAGGGCGTGCTCGGCAACGTCACCTCGGTGATGGACCTCGGCATCATCCTCGGCGCCCTGGTCGCCTCGGCCGCCGCCGGCTCCTGGACGCTGCACAAGCGCATCCCGCCGCGGCTCGCCCTCGGCGCCGTCGTCGGCGGCCTGCTCATGGGCTACGGCGCCCGGATCGCCTACGGCTGCAACATCGGGGCCTACTTCGGCGGCATCGCCTCCTTCAGCCTGCACGGCTGGCTGTGGGGCGTGCTGGCGCTGAGCGGGACCTTCATCGGGCTCAAGCTGCGTCCGCTTTTCGGGCTCGGCAACCCCAAGCCCTCCGACTCGGTCTGCTGA
- a CDS encoding YdeI/OmpD-associated family protein, protein MIELEELLVAGPEELRAWLLANHATSPGVLLVLGKAGGSATTLRWDTAVEELLCVGWIDGVAGKRDEESYTVRVTPRRPRSSWSARNVALVERLEAEGRMQPAGRAVVEQAKADGRWERAYAGPATTELPDDLAAALAAEPAAQAWWHVLTSQNRFALVTRVTSVKRPETRERNIGKVVKMLARGETPYPQRARPPG, encoded by the coding sequence ATGATCGAGCTGGAGGAGCTGCTGGTCGCCGGCCCCGAGGAGCTGCGCGCGTGGCTGCTCGCGAACCACGCGACCTCTCCGGGGGTGCTGCTGGTCCTGGGCAAGGCCGGCGGCTCGGCCACCACGCTGCGCTGGGACACCGCCGTCGAGGAGCTGCTGTGCGTCGGGTGGATCGACGGGGTCGCCGGCAAGCGCGACGAGGAGAGCTACACCGTGCGCGTCACGCCCCGGCGCCCGCGCAGCAGCTGGTCGGCGCGCAACGTCGCGCTGGTGGAGCGGCTCGAGGCCGAGGGCCGGATGCAGCCGGCGGGCCGCGCGGTCGTCGAGCAGGCGAAGGCCGACGGCCGCTGGGAGCGGGCGTACGCCGGACCCGCCACGACCGAGCTGCCCGACGACCTGGCCGCCGCACTGGCGGCGGAGCCGGCGGCCCAGGCGTGGTGGCACGTGCTGACCAGCCAGAACCGGTTCGCCCTCGTCACCCGGGTCACCTCGGTGAAGCGCCCCGAGACCCGTGAGCGCAACATCGGGAAGGTCGTCAAGATGCTGGCGCGGGGCGAGACGCCGTACCCCCAACGGGCGCGGCCGCCCGGCTGA
- a CDS encoding SigE family RNA polymerase sigma factor, translating into MPGGTEGVNTTTTGRDEARPRAGRGERTGDPGRVGFDDFVEARSSRLLRLAYLLTRDHALAEDLLQTALTKAWFAWGRIDGEPEPYVRRVLVNTFASAWRRKWNGERPTEELPDAGAGDFAGASDHRHDLWDALGRLPRKQRAVVVLRFFEDLSEADTARVLDCSVGTVKSQTSKALAKLRIDPALVAGPGEGEAR; encoded by the coding sequence ATGCCGGGCGGTACAGAGGGTGTGAACACGACGACCACCGGACGCGACGAGGCCAGGCCCCGGGCCGGGCGCGGGGAGCGGACCGGCGACCCCGGACGGGTGGGCTTCGACGACTTCGTCGAGGCCCGCTCCAGCCGCCTGCTGCGGCTCGCCTACCTGCTCACCCGCGACCACGCCCTGGCCGAGGACCTGCTGCAGACCGCGCTGACCAAGGCGTGGTTCGCCTGGGGCCGCATCGACGGCGAGCCCGAGCCCTACGTCCGCCGCGTCCTGGTGAACACCTTCGCCAGCGCCTGGCGGCGCAAGTGGAACGGTGAGCGCCCCACCGAGGAGCTCCCCGACGCCGGGGCCGGCGACTTCGCCGGCGCCAGCGACCACCGTCACGACCTGTGGGACGCCCTGGGGCGTCTGCCGCGCAAGCAGCGGGCCGTCGTGGTGCTGCGCTTCTTCGAGGACCTGTCCGAGGCCGACACCGCCCGGGTCCTCGACTGCAGCGTCGGCACCGTCAAGAGCCAGACCAGCAAGGCCCTGGCCAAGCTGAGGATCGACCCGGCGCTCGTCGCCGGCCCCGGAGAGGGGGAGGCACGATGA
- a CDS encoding ribonucleoside-diphosphate reductase subunit alpha, with product MTVTAATSPAPTPSPQGRTTMQVRKRNGDSEVVDLNKIVRAVDRCADGLVDVDPMRVATRTISGLYDGATTAELDRLSIRTAADMIGEEPEYSRLAARLLAGYVDKEVRNQGVASFSQSVALGHAEGLIGDETAAFVKDNARKLDFAVDHGADRRFEYFGLRTVYDRYLLRHPQTREVVETPQYFLLRVACGLAQSPAEAITFYRLMSSHAYLPSSPTLFNSGTRHQQMSSCYLVDSPRDDLDSIYSRYAQVAKLSKFAGGIGIAFSRVRSRGALIRGTNGQSNGIVPFLRTLDASVAAVNQGGRRKGAACVYLEPWHPDVEEFLELRDNTGEDARRTHNLNLAHWVPDEFMRRVEADELWSLVDPDQAPELPDMWGEAFDVAYRRVEAEGRFVKQVRARDLYSRMMRTLAQTGNGWMTFKDAANRTCNQTRDTPGGPVVHLSNLCTEIIEVSSDDETAVCNLGSVNLAQHLASVSVPESLEVTEALDWEKLRATVRTAVPLLDRVIDINFYPSDEAAASNPRWRPVGLGVMGLQDVFFALRLPFDSPEARRLSTQVAEEIYLTALEVSCELARENGPHPAYAETRAAGGVLQPDLWGVTSSTVQDGDARWARLRADVAEHGLRNALLVAIAPTATIASIVGAYECIEPQVSNLFKRETLSGEFLQVNAALTRELKARGLWTPAVREAIKRAEGSVQGVTELPDDVRHLFRTAWELPQRALIDMAAERSAYIDQSQSLNLFIAGPTIPKLSSMYLHAWKSGLKTTYYLRSRPATRIQQATTSVVAPPSSEPASAERASAEHASVEPVETPSTSVEPVETQLCSLENPETCEACQ from the coding sequence ATGACGGTCACCGCAGCAACCAGCCCAGCACCCACCCCCTCCCCCCAGGGCCGCACCACGATGCAGGTGCGCAAGAGGAACGGCGACTCCGAGGTCGTCGATCTCAACAAGATCGTGCGCGCGGTCGACCGCTGCGCCGACGGGCTGGTCGACGTCGACCCGATGCGGGTCGCGACCCGCACCATCAGCGGGCTGTACGACGGTGCCACCACCGCCGAGCTCGACCGGCTGTCGATCCGCACCGCCGCCGACATGATCGGCGAGGAGCCGGAGTACTCCCGGCTCGCCGCCCGGCTGCTCGCCGGCTACGTCGACAAGGAGGTCCGCAACCAGGGCGTCGCCTCCTTCAGCCAGTCGGTCGCGCTCGGCCACGCCGAGGGCCTCATCGGCGACGAGACGGCGGCGTTCGTCAAGGACAACGCCCGCAAGCTCGACTTCGCCGTCGACCACGGGGCCGACCGGCGCTTCGAGTACTTCGGGCTCCGCACCGTCTACGACCGCTACCTGCTGCGCCACCCCCAGACCCGCGAGGTGGTGGAGACGCCGCAGTACTTCCTGCTGCGCGTCGCCTGCGGTCTGGCGCAGAGCCCGGCCGAGGCGATCACGTTCTACCGGCTGATGTCGTCGCACGCCTACCTGCCGAGCAGCCCGACGCTGTTCAACTCCGGCACGCGCCACCAGCAGATGTCGTCGTGCTACCTCGTCGACTCCCCGCGCGACGACCTCGACTCGATCTACTCCCGCTACGCCCAGGTGGCGAAGCTGTCGAAGTTCGCCGGCGGGATCGGCATCGCCTTCTCCCGGGTCCGCTCGCGCGGGGCGCTGATCCGCGGCACCAACGGCCAGTCGAACGGGATCGTGCCGTTCCTGCGCACGCTCGACGCGTCGGTCGCCGCGGTCAACCAGGGCGGTCGCCGCAAGGGCGCGGCCTGCGTCTACCTCGAGCCGTGGCACCCCGACGTCGAGGAGTTCCTCGAGCTGCGCGACAACACCGGCGAGGACGCGCGCCGCACCCACAACCTCAACCTGGCCCACTGGGTGCCCGACGAGTTCATGCGCCGCGTGGAGGCCGACGAGCTCTGGTCGCTCGTCGACCCCGACCAGGCGCCGGAGCTGCCCGACATGTGGGGCGAGGCGTTCGACGTCGCCTACCGCCGGGTCGAGGCCGAGGGCCGCTTCGTCAAGCAGGTCAGGGCGCGCGACCTCTACAGCCGGATGATGCGCACGCTGGCGCAGACCGGCAACGGCTGGATGACCTTCAAGGACGCCGCCAACCGCACCTGCAACCAGACCCGGGACACCCCCGGCGGCCCGGTCGTGCACCTGTCGAACCTGTGCACCGAGATCATCGAGGTCTCCTCCGACGACGAGACCGCCGTGTGCAACCTCGGCTCGGTCAACCTCGCCCAGCACCTGGCGTCGGTCTCGGTGCCCGAGAGCCTCGAGGTGACCGAGGCGCTGGACTGGGAGAAGCTGCGCGCCACCGTGCGCACGGCGGTACCGCTGCTCGACCGCGTCATCGACATCAACTTCTACCCCAGCGACGAGGCGGCCGCCTCCAACCCGCGCTGGCGTCCGGTCGGGCTCGGGGTGATGGGGCTGCAGGACGTGTTCTTCGCGCTGCGGCTGCCCTTCGACTCCCCCGAGGCGCGACGGCTGTCGACGCAGGTCGCCGAGGAGATCTACCTGACCGCGCTCGAGGTCTCGTGCGAGCTCGCCCGCGAGAACGGCCCGCACCCGGCGTACGCCGAGACCCGCGCGGCCGGCGGCGTGCTCCAGCCCGACCTGTGGGGCGTCACCTCCTCGACCGTCCAGGACGGCGACGCCCGGTGGGCGCGGCTGCGCGCCGACGTCGCCGAGCACGGGCTGCGCAACGCGCTGCTGGTGGCGATCGCGCCGACCGCGACGATCGCCTCGATCGTGGGCGCCTACGAGTGCATCGAGCCGCAGGTGTCGAACCTGTTCAAGCGCGAGACGCTGTCGGGCGAGTTTCTCCAGGTCAACGCGGCGCTGACGCGCGAGCTCAAGGCGCGCGGGTTGTGGACGCCGGCTGTGCGGGAGGCGATCAAGCGGGCCGAGGGGTCGGTGCAGGGCGTCACCGAGCTGCCCGACGACGTCCGGCACCTGTTCCGGACGGCGTGGGAGCTGCCCCAGCGGGCGTTGATCGACATGGCGGCCGAGCGCTCGGCGTACATCGACCAGAGCCAGTCGCTCAACCTCTTCATCGCCGGGCCGACGATCCCCAAGCTGTCGTCGATGTACCTCCACGCCTGGAAGTCCGGGCTCAAGACGACGTACTACCTGCGCTCGCGTCCCGCCACCCGGATCCAGCAGGCGACGACCTCGGTGGTCGCTCCCCCGTCGTCCGAGCCCGCGTCGGCCGAGCGCGCGTCGGCCGAGCACGCGTCGGTCGAGCCCGTCGAGACCCCTTCGACGTCGGTCGAGCCCGTCGAGACCCAGCTCTGCTCCCTCGAGAACCCCGAGACCTGTGAGGCCTGCCAGTGA
- a CDS encoding ribonucleotide-diphosphate reductase subunit beta produces the protein MTTTETTTPSSPALSTEPTGMLLDPGMNLTLRPMRYPHFYDRYRDAIKNTWTVEEVDLHSDLADLQRLSDAERHLVSRLVAFFATGDTIVANNLVLNLYQHVNSPEGRLYLSRQLFEEAVHVQFYLTLLDTYVPDETERHEAFAAVDNIPSIKAKADFCFRWIDSCFELDALRTREDRRAFLLNLICFAAVIEGLFFYGAFAYVYFLRSRGFLNGLASGTNWVFRDESMHMAFAFDVVDTVRAEEPDLFDDAMAAQVRQMLIDGVDAEALFAEDLLGGGVAGLSAADMRSYLEYVADRRMERLDLPVIYGSANPLAFMELQDVQELSNFFERKVSAYQVGVTGSVGFDEDF, from the coding sequence GTGACCACCACCGAGACCACCACCCCGTCCAGCCCCGCGCTGTCGACCGAGCCCACCGGGATGCTGCTGGACCCGGGGATGAACCTGACGCTGCGGCCGATGCGCTACCCGCACTTCTACGACCGCTACCGCGACGCCATCAAGAACACCTGGACCGTCGAGGAGGTCGACCTGCACTCCGACCTCGCCGACCTCCAGCGGCTCAGCGACGCCGAGCGGCACCTGGTGTCACGGCTGGTGGCGTTCTTCGCCACCGGCGACACGATCGTGGCGAACAACCTGGTGCTCAACCTCTACCAGCACGTCAACTCGCCGGAGGGGCGGCTGTACCTGTCGCGGCAGCTGTTCGAGGAGGCCGTGCACGTGCAGTTCTACCTGACGCTGCTCGACACCTACGTGCCCGACGAGACCGAGCGGCACGAGGCGTTCGCGGCGGTCGACAACATCCCGTCGATCAAGGCGAAGGCGGACTTCTGCTTCCGCTGGATCGACTCGTGCTTCGAGCTCGACGCGCTGCGGACGCGCGAGGACCGGCGGGCGTTCCTGCTCAACCTCATCTGCTTCGCCGCGGTGATCGAGGGGTTGTTCTTCTACGGCGCGTTCGCCTACGTCTACTTCCTGCGCTCGCGCGGCTTCCTCAACGGGCTGGCGTCGGGGACGAACTGGGTGTTCCGCGACGAGTCGATGCACATGGCCTTCGCCTTCGACGTGGTCGACACGGTGCGGGCCGAGGAGCCCGACCTGTTCGACGACGCGATGGCGGCGCAGGTGCGGCAGATGCTGATCGACGGGGTCGACGCGGAGGCGCTGTTCGCCGAGGACCTGCTCGGCGGCGGGGTGGCCGGGTTGTCGGCGGCCGACATGCGCTCCTACCTGGAGTACGTGGCCGACCGGCGGATGGAGCGGCTCGACCTGCCGGTCATCTACGGCTCGGCCAACCCGCTGGCGTTCATGGAGCTGCAGGACGTGCAGGAGCTGTCGAACTTCTTCGAACGGAAGGTGTCGGCCTACCAGGTCGGCGTCACCGGCTCGGTCGGGTTCGACGAGGACTTCTGA
- a CDS encoding DUF6603 domain-containing protein: protein MTEGLPLLVSALAAAAPDPATARVRLEAAAQQVRAAAAGQVQAALQQWRTELAQVAGGTRADAERLIGEALALPPIPGLDAGLARTIFDGDPRMLAGWRTEAPLGPLAMRAQHTAVTTARAQGEALLVGLLPASGLAGALDAGPTKLRGGFLVDADRRGATGHLSFNAGAIAAGALGRLAVDGGTVSFVAILGARFTPGIQLGFGFEISSLGGVVGVNVGVDSDVLRRRLREGTALALFFPADPSAGDRLLPAVRETFTSRSGSVVVGPSVELTWLQVGGASLLRISLVLLLELPRGRVLVLGRGAVAIPPMLDLRLDLLGEIDVPRGYYAVDLAVVEGRVMGIFRAGGTAAMRISTARPAYTLFTLGGFYPGYRTQVPGLPEQRRISFGPSIPLPLTFRFEGYLAFTGGTFQAGARFEIGFDVGILSAHGFLSFDAIAQLDPFHLHVDLHGGVEIEALGIDFAGVDFHGSLDAPGPVVVRGRVRVSFMGAKASWNDRFVLGSSDRAPEPPLAERVAAALAAEVVPANISGTAGHDPHVVLDAPSRTAEGVAVVHPLGAVRWSQTLAPLDHDLQRVQGRRVGRTTRVGVANLAAGGTAGVVAPFAPASFRDADRDQLLSLPAFEDLPSGVEVPLLPSAAAARDATLDYRNVFAPGDRLPSATTLALSSALLSRLAASQGPAETRLKDARLSVGPEAWSVRELARPDRADEARSWTASVVDAATDRAAGRDAVALPLGEPAFSVADVWGAP, encoded by the coding sequence GTGACTGAGGGGCTGCCCCTGCTGGTCTCAGCGCTGGCTGCTGCGGCGCCCGACCCGGCGACGGCGCGCGTCCGTCTGGAGGCCGCGGCGCAGCAGGTCCGCGCCGCCGCCGCCGGCCAGGTGCAGGCGGCGCTGCAGCAGTGGCGCACCGAGCTCGCGCAGGTCGCCGGCGGCACCCGAGCCGACGCGGAGCGCCTGATCGGCGAGGCCCTGGCCCTGCCGCCGATCCCCGGCCTCGACGCCGGGCTCGCCCGCACCATCTTCGACGGCGACCCCCGCATGCTCGCCGGCTGGCGCACGGAGGCGCCGCTGGGCCCCCTGGCGATGCGCGCCCAGCACACCGCCGTGACGACCGCCCGGGCGCAGGGCGAGGCCCTGCTCGTGGGCCTTCTGCCGGCCAGCGGCCTCGCCGGCGCCCTCGACGCCGGCCCGACCAAGCTGCGCGGCGGCTTCCTGGTCGACGCCGACCGCCGCGGCGCGACGGGGCACCTGTCCTTCAACGCCGGCGCGATCGCCGCCGGCGCGCTCGGACGCCTGGCCGTCGACGGAGGCACCGTCTCGTTCGTCGCGATCCTCGGCGCCCGCTTCACCCCCGGGATCCAGCTCGGCTTCGGCTTCGAGATCTCCAGCCTGGGCGGCGTCGTCGGCGTCAACGTCGGCGTCGACTCCGACGTCCTGCGCCGCCGGCTGCGCGAGGGGACCGCGCTCGCGCTGTTCTTCCCCGCCGACCCGAGCGCCGGCGACCGCCTCCTGCCCGCCGTGCGCGAGACCTTCACGAGCCGCTCCGGCAGCGTCGTCGTGGGCCCGTCGGTCGAGCTGACCTGGCTGCAGGTCGGCGGCGCCTCCCTGCTGCGCATCTCCCTCGTGCTGCTCCTCGAGCTGCCCCGCGGTCGCGTGCTCGTGCTCGGACGGGGCGCGGTGGCGATCCCGCCGATGCTCGACCTGCGCCTCGACCTGCTCGGCGAGATCGACGTCCCGCGCGGCTACTACGCCGTCGACCTCGCCGTCGTCGAGGGCCGGGTGATGGGGATCTTCCGTGCCGGCGGCACCGCCGCGATGCGCATCTCGACCGCGCGGCCGGCGTACACGCTGTTCACCCTCGGCGGCTTCTACCCCGGCTACCGCACCCAGGTGCCTGGCCTCCCGGAGCAGCGGCGCATCTCGTTCGGCCCGAGCATCCCGCTGCCGCTGACCTTCCGCTTCGAGGGCTACCTCGCCTTCACCGGCGGCACGTTCCAGGCCGGCGCGCGCTTCGAGATCGGCTTCGACGTCGGGATCCTCTCCGCGCACGGCTTCCTGTCCTTCGACGCCATCGCCCAGCTCGACCCCTTCCACCTGCACGTCGACCTGCACGGCGGCGTGGAGATCGAGGCGCTCGGGATCGACTTCGCCGGCGTCGACTTCCACGGCTCGCTCGACGCCCCCGGCCCGGTCGTGGTGCGCGGCCGCGTGCGGGTCAGCTTCATGGGCGCCAAGGCCTCGTGGAACGACCGCTTCGTGCTCGGCTCGTCGGACCGGGCTCCCGAACCCCCGCTGGCCGAGCGCGTCGCGGCCGCGCTCGCCGCCGAGGTGGTGCCTGCCAACATCAGCGGTACGGCGGGCCACGACCCGCACGTCGTGCTCGACGCCCCGAGCCGGACGGCAGAGGGCGTCGCGGTCGTCCACCCGTTGGGAGCGGTCCGGTGGAGCCAGACCCTCGCGCCGCTCGACCACGACCTGCAGCGCGTCCAGGGTCGGCGCGTCGGGCGCACCACCCGGGTGGGCGTCGCCAACCTCGCCGCAGGCGGGACCGCCGGCGTCGTGGCGCCCTTCGCCCCGGCCTCCTTCCGTGACGCCGATCGCGACCAGCTGCTGTCGCTGCCGGCCTTCGAGGACCTGCCGTCCGGCGTCGAGGTGCCGCTGCTGCCGAGCGCCGCTGCAGCGCGTGACGCCACCCTGGACTACCGCAACGTCTTCGCCCCCGGGGACCGCCTGCCCAGCGCGACGACCCTCGCCCTCAGCTCGGCGCTGCTGTCCCGCCTGGCCGCCAGCCAGGGCCCGGCCGAGACCCGGTTGAAGGACGCCCGGCTCTCGGTGGGGCCGGAGGCCTGGTCGGTGCGGGAGCTTGCGCGACCCGACCGCGCCGACGAGGCCCGGTCGTGGACGGCCTCGGTGGTGGACGCCGCGACGGACCGGGCCGCAGGCCGGGACGCCGTCGCGCTGCCGCTGGGCGAGCCGGCCTTCTCCGTCGCCGACGTCTGGGGGGCGCCGTGA
- a CDS encoding dual specificity protein phosphatase, which translates to MSLPSLRHANAHFVTPQLLVGGDLSFDQSMAAGQLEELVAAGVTHIVDVRVEANDADLVAELAPEVGYLHHGIDDAGQRVAADFFDTTVGFAVEAIDAGGIVLAHCHMGINRGPSLGFAVLLHQGWDAVEALTAIREAREIAYVDYAGDALVWHHKRLGHSSSELWQDLERVAEWRRESHLDVVEVIRKKRLEER; encoded by the coding sequence ATGAGCCTGCCCAGCCTGCGTCACGCCAACGCTCACTTCGTCACTCCGCAGCTGCTCGTCGGGGGAGACCTGTCGTTCGACCAGTCGATGGCGGCCGGTCAGCTCGAGGAGCTCGTGGCCGCCGGGGTGACGCACATCGTCGACGTCCGTGTGGAGGCGAACGACGCCGACCTGGTGGCGGAGCTCGCGCCGGAGGTCGGCTACCTCCACCACGGCATCGACGACGCCGGGCAGCGGGTGGCGGCCGACTTCTTCGACACCACGGTCGGTTTCGCCGTCGAGGCCATCGACGCCGGCGGCATCGTGCTGGCCCACTGCCACATGGGCATCAACCGCGGGCCGTCGCTGGGGTTCGCCGTCCTACTGCACCAGGGGTGGGACGCGGTCGAGGCGCTCACCGCGATCCGGGAGGCCCGCGAGATCGCGTACGTCGACTACGCCGGCGACGCGCTCGTGTGGCACCACAAGCGGCTCGGCCACAGCAGCTCCGAGCTGTGGCAGGACCTCGAACGGGTCGCCGAGTGGCGCCGTGAGAGCCACCTCGACGTCGTCGAGGTGATCCGCAAGAAGCGGCTCGAGGAGCGCTGA